Proteins co-encoded in one Bacillus infantis NRRL B-14911 genomic window:
- a CDS encoding sigma-70 family RNA polymerase sigma factor — MDKHEIISDLMDRHGTDVLHLAYSYVRNHQTAEDLAQEIFIKCYEKLDTFQGNSSIDTWLYRVAVNHCKDYVTSWHYRKMHASDVISSYFTGGSSSAEQDLIEQEEKTELLNEILQLPLKYREIIFLYYYQQCTQKEIGDICGLNLNTVKSRMTRGKEILKKSLTKRGEWNGERTGRSKRSKA, encoded by the coding sequence TTGGATAAACATGAAATCATCAGCGATTTGATGGACCGGCATGGCACGGATGTGCTCCATCTTGCCTATTCGTATGTCCGCAATCATCAGACCGCAGAAGATCTCGCACAGGAAATCTTCATCAAATGCTATGAAAAGCTGGATACCTTCCAGGGAAATTCATCCATTGATACCTGGCTCTACAGAGTGGCAGTTAATCACTGCAAAGATTATGTCACCAGCTGGCATTACCGGAAAATGCATGCCAGCGATGTGATTTCCTCCTATTTCACGGGCGGCAGCAGCAGTGCCGAACAGGATTTAATCGAACAGGAGGAAAAGACAGAGCTGCTGAATGAAATATTGCAGCTTCCCTTAAAATACCGCGAAATCATTTTCTTATATTATTATCAGCAATGCACCCAGAAAGAGATCGGCGATATATGCGGGCTGAACCTGAATACCGTGAAATCGCGCATGACAAGAGGCAAGGAAATATTAAAAAAGTCTTTGACGAAGAGAGGTGAGTGGAATGGAGAAAGAACTGGAAGAAGTAAAAGATCAAAAGCATAG
- a CDS encoding S-layer homology domain-containing protein: MKSQKLVKMAAAGVFMLSLGAGAGVQAEGVTKAASSVQPLITAANAQVNIAEVQKMLREVAVQKGIPAEILKAIAYVETGMMQFDGNGSPIISNDGGIGIMQLTLTPSEISQYNVDVERLKKDTRYNIEQGADQLLRKWNNSNLPQVNNHEKEKIEDWYFAIMSYNGLSKRNDPNHAGGNAYQEKVFQTIRENSLVELGETPKLDIRYPDASRPELMTFPAGVDYTWPTSTKTTQNYKNKAVAYTYNTARSTSNLRDSITDATPEAILHYTPVEITGGPYESGSSIYNQYVFYKVKGTGFEGYMASSNLVTSNELTYFKDVYNKEVSRAVTFLQTRDTINGYTDGTYRPEVKLLRYHAAKLIVQALDLKLPAGYKMKADDMKPGSPGYEYMLIAEANGIMGAGGKLKPYDPLTRSEMASILVRSFGDTYNQPPAGYHFAGIAPFHPNRTDISKLAYNKITNSVPYNGNNTVDRGQYALFLERSVKMKEAKN; this comes from the coding sequence ATGAAATCTCAAAAACTAGTGAAAATGGCTGCGGCCGGTGTATTTATGCTCAGCCTGGGTGCGGGTGCAGGAGTGCAGGCTGAAGGAGTGACAAAGGCAGCTTCTTCTGTCCAGCCGCTGATCACGGCAGCAAATGCCCAGGTGAATATTGCCGAGGTGCAGAAGATGCTGCGCGAGGTGGCTGTTCAGAAAGGCATCCCGGCAGAAATTCTGAAGGCGATCGCTTATGTGGAAACAGGTATGATGCAGTTTGACGGCAATGGGTCTCCGATCATTTCCAATGACGGCGGAATCGGCATTATGCAGCTGACGCTGACGCCATCAGAAATCAGCCAATATAACGTTGACGTGGAAAGATTGAAAAAGGATACGCGCTACAATATCGAGCAGGGAGCAGATCAGCTGCTTCGCAAGTGGAATAACAGCAATCTTCCTCAGGTGAACAATCATGAGAAAGAGAAGATTGAAGATTGGTATTTTGCAATCATGAGCTATAATGGGCTCTCCAAACGAAATGACCCGAACCATGCAGGCGGCAATGCCTACCAGGAGAAGGTATTCCAGACAATCAGGGAAAACAGCCTGGTGGAATTGGGGGAAACGCCGAAGCTGGATATCCGCTATCCGGATGCATCTCGTCCTGAGCTGATGACATTCCCGGCAGGAGTCGACTATACATGGCCAACCAGCACGAAAACAACGCAGAACTATAAGAACAAAGCAGTCGCATATACATATAACACTGCCCGTTCTACTTCCAACCTGCGTGATTCTATCACTGATGCGACACCGGAAGCCATCCTGCATTATACACCGGTAGAAATCACAGGCGGACCGTACGAAAGCGGATCGAGCATCTATAACCAATATGTATTCTACAAAGTGAAGGGGACAGGCTTCGAAGGGTATATGGCCTCCTCCAATCTTGTCACTTCCAATGAATTAACTTATTTCAAAGATGTGTATAATAAGGAAGTTTCCCGGGCGGTGACCTTCCTGCAGACAAGGGATACCATTAACGGCTACACGGACGGCACTTATCGCCCTGAAGTGAAGCTGCTGCGCTATCATGCTGCCAAGCTGATTGTCCAGGCGCTGGACCTGAAGCTGCCGGCAGGCTATAAGATGAAAGCTGATGATATGAAGCCGGGCAGCCCGGGCTATGAATATATGCTCATCGCGGAAGCGAACGGCATCATGGGCGCAGGCGGAAAGCTCAAACCTTATGATCCGCTTACAAGATCGGAAATGGCGAGCATTCTGGTCCGTTCATTCGGGGACACCTATAACCAGCCGCCAGCAGGCTATCATTTCGCTGGAATCGCTCCATTCCATCCAAACCGCACGGATATCAGCAAGCTTGCTTATAACAAAATCACCAACTCGGTTCCATACAACGGAAACAATACAGTCGACCGCGGCCAATACGCGCTCTTTCTCGAACGCTCCGTTAAGATGAAGGAAGCGAAAAACTAA
- a CDS encoding S-layer homology domain-containing protein — protein MLDKHKSYRKFMAASVTGVMVASAVSPQLAGAQQPVLFSDVAPKDYYYEAVTSLSKRGIVKGFGQGEFRPGEMVTRAQAAKMVALALDLKTDQLTDPGFKDVPKTNWAYRYITALNNAGILHGYGSQFKPNDPITRAQLAKILTLAFKLQESPLKDQRFTDVHAKDWFAGYVQPLIENKITLGTTANTFSPSQIVTRGQMAAFIYRSEQAVNTMQSAAVIKEITEEQLITDKGIFLLSPEQKKWITPDNAQILKNAVIHYQADEHVIEKIASIEIKASGKPAAENAAEFSGNLLFDGKGAVIEGNVKVSGDFLSLKNLTIMGDLEIAKEVENDFYMEDAIVHGKTLVNGGDSNTVVFKDSRLGSVDVNKPEVRVESLGHSAVGELAIHTNATITADSGVTFPKVSITGSASQINLQANIDSLTISSSKALNLTGSGNVNKLEVSSTVPVSLDYTGQVQTLSITQAKTSLAIGSNMQIQNLVTPAKVEAQQVVKNFEAIQSQVANLNGSANPAAAPRNNPPVQANPVSNKTINLEDGPIVIDVSEVFTDADQEPLTLTAMSRAPGVAAVQLAGTQLTITPAAAGTALIQMSATDGKQSAVSRFSVFVNTKPSGTDLPAQTLTLGSAGGTLDLSSYFQDGDGDTLTYTAVSDNPAITEADIDVSTLSISAVSAGTATVTVTADDGRGGTISKTLQVLVNRAPEAFLNIIDQTGTIGEPDIEIDIKNVFRDPDSDSLTYEVTSSHPPVAGASLDGTVVKLHPAGPGESAITIKARDGKGGSAEISFTINVNQAPAGTSIADHILTLGSEEKTIDLASVFSDPDGDALTYKVVSQDSSIAGAAVSGSLLKIKAETAGTSVITVTAEDGKGGKTSRSFTVRINRNPVASPIADQTLSLGSAARIIDLSQNFTDSDGDELSLSAVSADSSIAQAALTGKVLKISSIGTGETTLTVTASDSFGGTVSQAFSVTVKPNEAPVVQQVIGDRKSKPADEIVIDLADVFTDPEQDELIYEAESSNPSSSDAEISGSSLTVTGVQDGNAVITVTAADASGNKVSTTFTVTVSSNAAPSVSGSIPEQVIGAGVPGNQFSIDQLFSDSDGDQLTYSVTAADGALVNASINGNLLTLMPGTGYGKTTVTVQADDGNGGTAAAIIAVNVAKVAQYKKITAKKGIADVSYDMTSLFPAQNNLTVYRQIKGQLTQSGTQPLNGKVFKIVPGETGSIVNWWITAEDGTAVFIELTVQEQQGPEVFFSEYTRGEDGRIALEIYNKNDNALNYQVIGYRYNTKTSQMEIMKNSDITPQPFGRVSGIYPGMYGMVINYTFYDLMDIAPVPYYNDELAMTTNGKDGYVICAFELLKNGQVVDVIGDKNWTPGSTSEILPEFGTMIRKKGIGTGSTSFDLSGEFDVTPTTYANLGSHTP, from the coding sequence ATGCTAGATAAGCATAAATCTTACCGTAAATTCATGGCGGCTTCTGTAACAGGTGTTATGGTCGCAAGTGCCGTATCACCCCAGCTTGCAGGCGCCCAGCAGCCTGTGCTTTTTTCTGATGTAGCACCAAAGGATTATTACTACGAAGCGGTCACCAGCCTTTCAAAAAGGGGAATTGTGAAGGGCTTCGGACAGGGAGAATTCCGGCCCGGCGAAATGGTGACAAGAGCCCAGGCGGCCAAAATGGTTGCTTTAGCATTAGATTTAAAGACCGATCAATTAACAGATCCAGGATTCAAGGATGTACCAAAGACCAATTGGGCCTATCGCTATATCACCGCCCTGAATAATGCCGGAATTCTTCATGGCTATGGCAGCCAGTTCAAGCCGAATGACCCGATTACCCGGGCACAGCTGGCAAAAATTCTGACGCTTGCTTTTAAACTGCAGGAAAGCCCGCTGAAGGATCAGCGTTTTACTGATGTGCATGCTAAAGACTGGTTTGCAGGCTATGTGCAGCCGCTGATTGAAAACAAAATTACGCTCGGAACGACGGCTAACACTTTTTCACCTTCCCAAATCGTGACCCGCGGCCAGATGGCGGCATTTATATATAGAAGCGAACAGGCTGTCAATACCATGCAATCTGCCGCTGTCATTAAAGAGATTACAGAGGAACAGCTTATTACAGATAAGGGGATTTTTCTTCTCTCTCCTGAACAGAAAAAATGGATCACTCCAGATAATGCCCAGATTCTTAAAAATGCAGTCATTCACTATCAAGCTGATGAACATGTAATAGAGAAGATTGCCTCTATTGAAATCAAGGCCAGCGGGAAGCCCGCTGCAGAGAATGCCGCTGAGTTTTCCGGAAACCTGTTATTTGACGGGAAAGGCGCTGTGATTGAAGGGAATGTAAAAGTGTCAGGCGATTTCCTATCCTTGAAGAATCTGACCATCATGGGGGATTTAGAGATTGCAAAAGAAGTAGAAAATGACTTCTATATGGAAGATGCCATCGTCCATGGGAAAACCCTGGTTAATGGCGGCGATTCAAATACGGTGGTGTTCAAAGATTCCCGTTTAGGGTCTGTGGATGTGAATAAGCCTGAAGTGCGGGTCGAATCGCTCGGCCATTCTGCTGTTGGAGAGCTTGCTATTCATACCAATGCTACTATCACCGCAGATTCTGGCGTCACTTTTCCGAAGGTATCCATTACAGGCAGCGCAAGCCAGATCAATCTGCAGGCTAATATTGATTCTCTCACTATTTCCAGCAGCAAAGCACTGAATCTCACTGGATCAGGTAATGTAAATAAATTAGAGGTGAGCTCCACCGTTCCTGTTTCACTGGACTACACTGGACAGGTTCAGACCTTGTCTATCACCCAGGCAAAAACCAGCCTGGCGATCGGGTCTAATATGCAGATACAAAACCTTGTGACACCGGCAAAAGTGGAGGCGCAGCAGGTTGTAAAGAACTTTGAAGCCATCCAGTCCCAGGTCGCCAACCTGAACGGGTCAGCCAATCCGGCCGCTGCACCAAGGAATAATCCTCCTGTGCAGGCAAATCCGGTATCAAATAAAACCATTAACCTGGAAGACGGCCCTATTGTGATCGACGTATCAGAGGTTTTCACTGATGCCGATCAAGAGCCCCTTACCCTAACTGCGATGTCCCGTGCACCCGGGGTGGCTGCCGTGCAGCTGGCTGGAACACAGCTGACCATCACACCTGCAGCTGCGGGTACAGCACTCATCCAGATGTCTGCAACCGACGGGAAACAGTCGGCTGTTTCACGATTTAGCGTTTTTGTAAATACAAAGCCGTCCGGTACAGACCTTCCTGCCCAAACCCTGACACTTGGCTCTGCAGGCGGGACGCTTGATTTATCCTCTTATTTCCAGGACGGAGATGGCGACACGCTGACCTATACAGCTGTATCAGACAATCCGGCCATAACTGAGGCTGATATCGATGTCAGTACGCTTTCCATTTCTGCTGTCAGTGCAGGCACTGCCACAGTCACAGTGACAGCGGATGACGGCCGCGGAGGAACCATCAGCAAGACATTGCAAGTGCTGGTGAACCGCGCTCCTGAAGCGTTTCTGAACATTATCGACCAGACCGGGACGATTGGCGAACCGGATATAGAAATAGATATAAAGAATGTCTTCCGGGATCCTGACAGCGATTCTTTAACCTATGAAGTGACGTCAAGCCACCCTCCCGTTGCCGGCGCTTCACTGGACGGTACAGTTGTCAAATTGCATCCTGCCGGACCAGGTGAATCAGCCATAACCATCAAAGCCAGAGACGGAAAAGGCGGTTCTGCAGAGATTTCATTTACAATCAATGTCAACCAGGCACCAGCGGGGACTTCTATCGCTGATCATATTCTCACCCTTGGTTCTGAAGAAAAAACAATTGATCTCGCCAGCGTGTTCAGCGATCCTGACGGAGATGCGTTAACTTATAAGGTCGTATCACAGGATTCTTCCATTGCAGGTGCAGCCGTCAGCGGTTCTCTATTGAAAATAAAGGCTGAAACTGCCGGAACCTCCGTCATTACTGTTACAGCGGAGGATGGAAAAGGCGGGAAGACATCCAGAAGCTTTACTGTGCGGATCAACAGGAATCCTGTTGCCAGCCCGATTGCAGATCAGACGCTTTCCTTGGGGAGTGCAGCCAGGATCATTGATTTGTCCCAAAATTTCACAGACTCTGATGGTGATGAATTATCATTAAGTGCCGTATCAGCGGATTCCAGCATCGCTCAAGCGGCGCTCACTGGAAAGGTCTTAAAAATCTCTTCGATTGGGACTGGGGAGACTACTTTGACCGTCACAGCTTCTGATTCTTTTGGTGGAACTGTCTCTCAAGCTTTCAGTGTTACAGTAAAACCAAACGAAGCACCTGTTGTTCAGCAGGTAATCGGGGACAGGAAGTCAAAGCCGGCTGATGAAATTGTCATCGATCTTGCTGATGTGTTCACCGATCCGGAGCAGGATGAACTCATCTATGAGGCAGAATCATCCAATCCTTCTAGTTCAGACGCTGAAATATCCGGCAGTTCACTCACAGTCACCGGCGTCCAGGATGGGAATGCTGTCATCACCGTGACAGCAGCCGATGCTTCCGGCAACAAGGTCAGCACCACTTTCACGGTTACCGTTTCATCGAATGCTGCGCCTTCAGTGTCCGGCTCTATCCCTGAACAGGTCATTGGTGCAGGGGTGCCGGGAAATCAGTTTTCAATTGACCAATTATTCTCTGACTCCGACGGCGATCAGCTGACCTATTCAGTAACGGCAGCGGACGGAGCCCTTGTCAATGCCAGCATCAATGGGAATCTCCTGACCCTTATGCCGGGAACAGGCTATGGAAAAACGACTGTCACTGTCCAGGCAGATGACGGCAACGGCGGGACAGCAGCAGCCATTATTGCCGTAAACGTCGCCAAAGTTGCACAATACAAAAAAATCACAGCGAAAAAGGGTATTGCAGATGTGTCTTATGATATGACATCCCTCTTCCCGGCCCAGAATAACCTGACCGTCTACCGCCAGATCAAAGGGCAGCTGACACAGAGCGGCACCCAGCCTCTGAACGGAAAAGTGTTTAAGATAGTACCAGGTGAGACAGGATCTATTGTGAATTGGTGGATTACAGCGGAGGATGGAACAGCCGTATTTATTGAACTCACCGTTCAGGAACAGCAAGGCCCAGAAGTCTTTTTCTCAGAATACACCCGGGGAGAAGATGGCAGGATTGCTTTAGAGATTTATAACAAAAATGACAATGCGCTGAACTATCAAGTGATAGGATACCGGTACAATACGAAAACCAGCCAGATGGAAATAATGAAAAACAGTGATATTACTCCTCAACCTTTTGGAAGAGTCAGCGGAATTTATCCGGGTATGTACGGGATGGTCATTAACTATACGTTCTATGATTTAATGGATATCGCACCGGTCCCATACTACAATGACGAATTGGCCATGACCACTAACGGCAAAGACGGCTATGTTATTTGTGCCTTCGAGCTTTTAAAGAACGGACAGGTGGTTGATGTCATCGGAGATAAAAACTGGACACCAGGCTCCACTTCTGAAATCCTGCCTGAATTTGGCACAATGATCCGGAAGAAGGGGATTGGCACAGGGTCCACTTCCTTTGATTTGAGCGGGGAATTCGATGTGACTCCGACAACATATGCCAATCTGGGTAGTCATACACCTTGA
- a CDS encoding S-layer homology domain-containing protein, translating to MRYKHRSNWRFFLAASAGVMVAGSVSPLLPYAQGTSFSDVRNNDYYYQAVSSLSEKGIIKGFGNGIFKPNESVTRAQAAKMLTLALNIKTDHVKDPGFKDVSKNNWAYSYIAALAEQGIVKGYGDQFKPNEPITRAQMAKIIALGYDFKSSPLKDKRFHDVNPSDWFAGYLQPLIEKGITNGTTAKTYSPNEKVSRGQMAAFIYRSELAAKPLQITAAVSRITDQLVVTDKGTFSLTASLKSWFNAENEGALKGANITFSPDGDKIVKLTSVELTAGGQASPNGSTYNHRTLNGNNALIDADLIVNGDFIILKDMNIKGNLEIIKSVQHSFYTENISVSGKTIVSDGAAATLADSGKVYNSLSYKTAQSQYEAKADTMDLSAASHIVFHNSNLGVLEITKGNAIVEASGETKADSVLIRSKTRFTAESQTIIPKITIEAGVESVEINSNVEEVRIIGNGDITISGNASFGQMAASSASIVRVESTGQVGLLKTVDKDSRFILGRYTRIADMQLPAGVEPAEAISNYESVKNNIQKIGGKDNPDYVPGGATVIPNRAPAVAAEVSDQNLTAGSAPFSIELGSVFTDPDGDALQLTAVSSAADVADASLQGATLLITPVTAGASTITVTADDGRGGIVYESFFVNVEQPNSIPVVANEIADQMAVAGTAPITVDLSNVFMDADHDSLTITAESSNSGVAAASADGTTLTLTPSAPGTAAITVKADDGRGGTVEESFTITVEQPNRAPVVDKEMIDQKVMAGGPPMILDLSQVFGDADGDGLTMTAASSDSTIASAEVAGNDLKVTVLSAGTATITVKADDGRGGTVEESFTITAERPNHAPILKNEIVNQTAIAGDEPSLIDLTNVFEDIDGDTLTITAGTNDAGIATAEVIGTGLKLTPLNAGRATITITAVDGRGGSQEESFYITVERPNRAPVVAKEMIDQKVMAGGPPMILDLSQVFGDADGDALTMTAASSDSTIASAEVVGNDLKVTVLNAGTATITVKADDGRGGTVEESFTITIEQPNRAPIVAKEMIDQKVMAGGPPMILDLSQVFGDADGDGLTMTAASSDSTIASAEVAGTDLKVTVLSAGTATITVKADDGRGGTVEESFTITIERPNRAPVLAKEIVNQTAVAGEAPFMIDISNVFSDPDGDKLTLTAISNNSGIAAVDVNGTYLKLTPLNKGRAVISVTAADGRGGSEEESFYITVEEPNQAPVVKNGIPDQTVMAGGAPMILDLSQVFGDANGDALTLKADSSDREVAVVNMTGTALSITPVNAGTAAITITAEDGKGGTVSRTFQLTVQSASPAAPNLFISETVWGLFDLALEIYNPTAAEVDLSQLKLVVAGEDITFESFGLTLESKEILAIVESNFWWTDEEIPSKVLRIPFPIEPERSVEYVDVQLMYGEQLIDSVKYFKDKTLVRQSGVTQGSAAYDDSQWIELPTDYIDDIGTYPPAP from the coding sequence ATGCGGTATAAGCATAGGTCTAATTGGAGATTTTTTTTAGCAGCATCAGCAGGTGTCATGGTGGCAGGTTCGGTTTCGCCTCTCCTTCCTTACGCACAAGGTACCAGTTTTTCAGATGTGAGAAATAACGATTACTATTATCAAGCTGTTTCCAGCCTGTCGGAAAAAGGAATTATCAAGGGCTTTGGGAATGGCATTTTTAAACCGAATGAAAGTGTGACCCGTGCCCAGGCAGCCAAAATGCTTACGCTTGCTCTAAATATAAAAACAGACCATGTTAAGGACCCAGGGTTTAAAGATGTATCGAAAAACAACTGGGCATACAGCTATATTGCTGCTTTAGCTGAGCAGGGCATCGTAAAGGGATATGGAGACCAGTTCAAGCCGAATGAACCCATTACACGTGCACAGATGGCAAAAATAATAGCTCTGGGCTATGATTTTAAATCAAGTCCCCTGAAAGATAAGCGGTTCCATGATGTAAATCCTTCAGATTGGTTTGCAGGCTACCTGCAGCCTTTAATAGAAAAAGGCATCACTAATGGGACAACAGCAAAAACCTACTCACCGAATGAGAAAGTAAGCCGGGGCCAGATGGCAGCTTTTATTTACCGCAGCGAGCTTGCCGCGAAGCCTTTGCAAATTACAGCAGCGGTATCGCGCATTACTGATCAGCTTGTAGTGACGGATAAAGGCACATTCTCCTTAACTGCATCTTTGAAATCATGGTTTAATGCCGAGAATGAAGGAGCCCTTAAAGGAGCGAATATCACATTCAGCCCTGACGGAGACAAGATTGTTAAATTAACTTCGGTCGAACTGACAGCGGGCGGGCAAGCAAGCCCAAATGGCAGTACCTATAATCATAGAACATTGAATGGAAACAATGCTCTGATTGATGCCGATTTGATTGTAAATGGTGACTTTATCATTCTCAAAGATATGAATATCAAAGGAAATCTTGAAATCATAAAGTCAGTGCAGCATTCATTTTACACAGAAAACATAAGTGTTTCCGGAAAAACTATCGTCTCGGATGGAGCTGCAGCGACTCTTGCGGATTCAGGCAAGGTATATAACTCCCTTTCTTATAAAACAGCCCAAAGCCAGTATGAGGCTAAAGCAGACACGATGGATCTATCTGCAGCTTCCCATATTGTCTTTCATAATTCAAACTTAGGGGTACTTGAGATTACAAAAGGGAATGCAATCGTCGAAGCTTCAGGCGAAACAAAAGCAGATTCTGTGCTGATCCGCAGCAAAACAAGATTCACTGCAGAATCCCAAACGATTATTCCGAAGATCACGATCGAAGCCGGTGTGGAAAGTGTTGAAATTAATTCAAATGTAGAAGAAGTACGTATCATTGGCAATGGAGACATTACGATAAGCGGAAATGCCAGCTTCGGTCAAATGGCTGCCTCTTCAGCTTCTATTGTGAGGGTTGAATCCACAGGCCAAGTTGGACTTTTGAAGACTGTCGATAAGGATTCCAGATTCATTCTTGGCAGATATACAAGGATTGCTGATATGCAGCTTCCTGCTGGAGTGGAGCCAGCCGAGGCCATATCAAACTATGAAAGTGTTAAAAACAATATACAAAAAATCGGTGGCAAGGACAATCCGGATTATGTACCAGGCGGCGCAACTGTCATCCCAAACAGGGCGCCTGCTGTAGCGGCTGAAGTGTCCGATCAAAACTTGACAGCAGGCAGTGCCCCTTTCTCAATTGAATTGGGCTCCGTATTTACCGATCCTGATGGTGATGCCCTTCAATTAACTGCGGTTTCCTCAGCTGCAGATGTAGCAGATGCTTCCCTCCAGGGTGCAACGCTACTGATAACACCTGTTACTGCAGGGGCATCCACTATCACAGTAACCGCTGATGACGGCAGGGGCGGAATTGTCTATGAGAGTTTCTTTGTGAATGTTGAGCAGCCAAACAGCATTCCCGTGGTAGCTAATGAGATAGCGGACCAGATGGCTGTGGCTGGAACAGCACCGATCACAGTAGATCTAAGCAATGTATTTATGGATGCCGATCATGATTCATTGACTATTACAGCGGAATCTTCAAATTCAGGGGTAGCGGCTGCAAGTGCGGATGGAACCACTTTAACGCTGACGCCATCTGCCCCGGGAACAGCGGCGATTACCGTAAAAGCGGATGACGGACGCGGGGGAACGGTGGAAGAAAGCTTTACGATAACAGTAGAGCAGCCGAACCGCGCGCCAGTAGTGGACAAAGAAATGATTGACCAAAAGGTGATGGCAGGAGGACCTCCGATGATACTGGATTTGAGCCAGGTATTTGGGGATGCCGACGGGGACGGCCTCACGATGACAGCAGCCTCATCAGACAGCACAATAGCATCAGCGGAGGTTGCCGGAAATGACCTAAAGGTGACAGTGTTAAGTGCTGGGACAGCCACCATCACGGTAAAAGCTGATGACGGACGCGGGGGAACGGTGGAAGAAAGTTTTACAATTACAGCAGAGCGGCCGAATCATGCGCCTATATTGAAAAATGAAATAGTCAATCAGACGGCTATAGCAGGTGATGAACCGTCTTTAATAGATTTGACCAATGTATTTGAAGATATTGACGGAGACACACTCACTATAACTGCCGGCACTAACGATGCTGGCATAGCAACAGCGGAAGTAATCGGAACAGGCCTGAAGTTAACACCGTTAAACGCAGGAAGAGCGACGATTACTATTACAGCCGTTGACGGCCGCGGCGGAAGTCAAGAGGAAAGCTTTTATATAACAGTAGAGCGTCCGAACCGTGCTCCAGTAGTGGCCAAAGAAATGATTGACCAGAAGGTGATGGCAGGGGGACCTCCGATGATACTGGATTTGAGCCAGGTATTTGGGGATGCCGACGGGGACGCCCTCACGATGACAGCAGCCTCATCAGACAGTACAATAGCGTCAGCGGAGGTTGTCGGAAATGACCTAAAGGTGACAGTGTTAAACGCTGGAACAGCCACCATCACGGTAAAAGCTGATGACGGACGCGGCGGAACGGTGGAAGAAAGCTTTACGATAACAATAGAGCAGCCGAACCGTGCTCCAATAGTGGCCAAAGAAATGATTGACCAGAAGGTGATGGCAGGAGGACCTCCGATGATACTGGATTTGAGCCAGGTATTTGGGGATGCCGACGGGGACGGCCTCACGATGACAGCAGCCTCATCAGACAGCACAATAGCATCAGCGGAGGTTGCCGGAACTGACCTGAAGGTAACAGTGTTAAGCGCTGGAACAGCCACCATCACGGTAAAAGCTGATGACGGACGCGGCGGAACCGTGGAAGAAAGTTTCACGATAACAATAGAGCGTCCGAACCGCGCGCCTGTATTGGCAAAGGAAATAGTCAATCAGACGGCTGTGGCTGGAGAAGCACCGTTTATGATAGATATAAGCAATGTCTTTTCAGATCCTGATGGAGACAAACTTACTCTGACAGCCATCTCCAACAATAGCGGAATTGCAGCAGTGGATGTGAACGGAACATATCTGAAATTAACGCCGTTAAACAAAGGAAGAGCCGTGATCAGTGTTACAGCAGCTGATGGCCGGGGCGGGAGTGAAGAGGAAAGCTTTTATATAACAGTAGAGGAACCGAATCAGGCTCCCGTAGTTAAGAATGGAATTCCGGATCAGACAGTGATGGCAGGCGGAGCCCCAATGATATTGGATTTGAGCCAGGTATTTGGGGATGCTAATGGCGACGCCCTAACATTGAAAGCCGACTCTTCAGATAGAGAAGTTGCTGTTGTGAATATGACAGGAACTGCCTTATCAATCACACCTGTAAATGCAGGAACAGCGGCAATTACAATCACTGCTGAGGATGGCAAAGGGGGAACAGTCAGCAGGACATTCCAATTAACTGTCCAAAGTGCTTCTCCAGCTGCTCCCAACCTATTCATTTCTGAAACGGTCTGGGGATTATTTGACCTGGCTTTAGAGATTTATAATCCTACGGCGGCTGAAGTTGATCTATCACAGCTAAAGCTGGTGGTTGCCGGGGAAGATATTACATTTGAAAGCTTTGGACTTACACTAGAGTCTAAAGAAATACTGGCAATTGTAGAGTCTAACTTCTGGTGGACTGATGAAGAAATCCCATCTAAAGTTTTACGCATTCCTTTTCCTATAGAGCCTGAAAGAAGTGTTGAATACGTTGATGTTCAACTGATGTATGGAGAGCAGTTAATCGACTCTGTAAAATATTTCAAGGATAAAACACTGGTAAGACAAAGCGGAGTAACACAAGGGTCAGCAGCTTATGATGATAGCCAGTGGATAGAATTACCTACGGATTATATTGATGATATCGGCACATATCCTCCTGCTCCTTAA